The Nocardioides houyundeii genome includes the window GTGGGTGGTGGGTGGCTGGCGCCCGGAGACGGGCTCGGCCGATCGCCTGGGTGCGCTGCTCGTCGGCGAGCCCACGCCGGCCGGGCTGGTCTACCGCGGCCGGGTCGGCAGCGGCATCGCCGGGAGTGCCGGCCCGCTGCTCGCCACCCTGCTCGGGCCCTTGGCGCTCGACTCCTCGCCGTTCGTCGACGAGGTGCCGCGGGTGGACTCGGTCGGCACCAGGTGGGTCAGGCCCGAGGTGGTGGTGGACGTGGAGTCGCTGGGCTTCTCCCACCACGACCGGCTGCGCCAGCCGTCGTACCAGGGGGTGCGCAGCGACCTCAGCGTCGCCGACCTGCTCGCCGACGCTGAGGGAGACCAGGGGCAGGCAGACCGGGGGCAGGAGGAGCACCGATGAGCGAGGTCCACGTCGAGGTCGAGGGGCGAACCCTGCGGATCACCAACCTGGACAAGGTGCTCTATCCGGGCACCGGGACCACCAAGGGTGAGGTGCTCAACTACTACGCCCAGGTCGCCCCGGTGCTGCTGCCGCACCTGGCGGACCGGTGCGTGACGAGGATCCGGTGGCCGCACGGGGTGGGCGGCGCGAGCTTCTTCGAGAAGAACGCCCCGGGCGGGACCCCGAGCTGGGTCCGGACCGCCACGGTGCCCACCACGGGTTCCCGGTCCGGGACCGGCGACTCCGACCGACTGGTCTTCCCGATCGTGGACGACCTCGCCACCCTCACCTGGCTGGTCAACCTGGCCGCCCTGGAGCTGCACGTGCACCAGTGGACGGTCGACTCCCGCGGACGGCCCCGCAACCCCGACCGGCTGGTGATCGACCTGGACCCCGGCGAGCCGGCCGGGCTGCACGAGTGCGCCCAGGTGGCACTGATGGTGCGGGAGCGGCTCGCCGCCCGCGGCCTCGAGTGCCGTCCGGTGACCAGCGGCAGCAAGGGCCTCCACCTGTACGCCGCCCTGCCCGGCCGGCTGGACAGCGACGGCACGTCGGCGCTGGCGCGGGAGGTGGCCGAGGAGCTGCAGAAGGAGCAGGGTGACCTCGTCACCGCGACCATGACCAAGTCGCGACGCGGCGGCAAGGTCTTCCTCGACTGGTCGCAGAACTCCGGCTCCAAGACCACCGTCTCGCCCTACTCCCTGCGGGGCCGACAGCGACCCACCGTCGCCACACCGCTGACCTGGGCCGAGGTGGAGGCGGGTGCCCAGGACGCCCTGGCGCTGGACCAGTTCAGTCACGAGGAGGTGCTGGCCCGGGTCGCCGACCTGGGCGACCTCTTCGGGGCCGACGACTGAGCAGGTCGCGGCGCCTCGCCGCTCAGCGCTGGCGGGGCAGACGCGGGGGGCGCGGCGGCCGCGGGCCCTGGCGGTGCAGCTCGTCGACGAGGGCGCCGAACCGGGTGGTGGTGCGGGTCCGCGCGTCCGAGACGTCCTGGTTGGTCCGGCCCATCAGCCTGACCAGCTCGACGGCCTCGCGCAGGGTGTCGAGGGAGTCGACCAGGTGGATCTTGCCCTCCGCCTCGAGGTGCCGCGCGAAGGTCATCTGGTGCCCGTCGACGTGCTCGCCGTGGGACGGGTCGCGGGGGACCACGATGGGCGTGTGCCGTGCGCTGCGGGCCTCCATGATCAGGCCGGGACCGCCGTGGGTGATGACCACGTCGACGGTCTCCATCAGGGAGGCGACCTCCCGTCCGCCGAGCATCCGCCGGCCGGACAGCGTGCGGGGCAGCCGGGTGGAGCCGTGCTGGACGAACCAGGGCTCGGCGCTCTCGGCGGCCAGCGCCTCGGACCAGCGCACCAGCCGGTCGAAGGGGTGGTGGTCGGTGCCCAGCAGCACGGCCACGCAGGGGCCGCCCAGGGCGCGGGGGACCCAGGGGACAAGGCGGGTGTCGACGTTGGAGGAGCGGGAGAAGCGCATGCTCACCACACCTGACCGAGCAGGACCGAGCCCTTGTAGAGGCGCTGCTGCTCGGGCCACTGCACCAGGAACAGGTCGGTGACCGGGCGGCAGAGTCGAGCCGTGAGGGTGGGGGAGTCGATGCGGTCGAAGACCTCGAGATAGACGGTCTGGGCGCCGACGAGCCTGCGCATCCAGAAGAACGGCACCGCCACACCGGCTCCCGTGCTGATCACCATGTCGGGGCGGTAGTCGCGCAGCACCCGCCACGCCAGCCTGGCGTTGCGCACCAGGTTGCGCAGGTTGCGGGTCGTGGGGTGGTAGGCGTGCACCACGTCCTCGCTGGACAGCTTGGTCAGCGCGTCCTCGGTGTCGAAGGTCACCCACTGACGCTCGTGCTCGGTCCACCAGGGCTCGAGGCACATCAGCTGTGCCAGATGCCCGCCAGATGAGCAGACCATCAGGATCTTCACATGTCTCCCGCACCGATACCGGAGCCCGCCGAGCAGGCTGCCGTCGATCGGACGGCTCGCTCACGGTAGGTAGCGGTGGGAACTCGTTCATCCCCAATACTGGGCATTCCTACCGAAGGGTAGTAAAACTTGCCCAGTTCGTGGGGTCAGTGCGCGACGGGTGCGACCCAGCCGGCGTGGTGCGCCAGACCGACGGCGCCGATCTGCGAGGTGACTTCGAGCTTGGAGAGGATCGACTTCACCTGGGTGCGGACGGTGGCCTCGGAGACGACGCTGGTCTCGGCGATCTGCCGCACCTGGCGGCCGTCCATCAGCTGGCCCAGGACCTCCGCCTCCCGGGCGGTCAGGCGGTTGAGCCGGTCCAGCAGCTCGCTGACCTGGGCCCGCTCCTCCTGCCAGTGCCGGACCAGCTCTTCCCGGGCCTCGACCGTCATCACCGGTCGGCCCTCGCCGATCAGGCGGATGGTGGAGAGGATCTCGTTGAGCGGGGAGGTCTTGACCATGACCTTGCGTGCGCCCAGACGCAGGCACTGGCCCCAGCGGGCGCGGTCGCTGCTGCCGGTGAGCACCACGACGGCGGTGCCGGCGCGAGCCACCGGCTCGATGAGGCGACTGCCGTCCGCGTTGCCCAGGTCCAGGTCGAGCAGCAGGACGTGCGGCTGGTGCCGCATGACGGCCGGCAGCAGAGTGGTCGCGGAGTGCAGGTCGGCGGGCAGCGGGACGCGGCGGACTTCGTGCCCCTTCAGCTCCAGCGCGATCTGCAGCGACTCCGCGAAGAGGGTGTGGTCCTCGATGACGCACACCCGCGACGAACCCCTCATGCCCCTGACCTCCACTGCGTCGGTGTGCTCGAAACATGGGGGTGTGGTCACCCCCAGGACCTCGAGCCGAGCTGTGCCTTGGTGCTGAGCACAACTACTCGCCACAACCCGATGCTGGGAGAGTAGTTGCTAGGGGCGAGCCCCGTCACCAGGTCCCAGGAAATCGAGGTCCGCCAGAGGTCCCTCAGCGTGGTTGAGTCATCAATTGTGGGGATTAACACCCTGTGGCCCTTTTGGCTTGGTGGGAAACGACGCACCATGTCCCTCAGGTTCGCCGGGATCCTGGGGAGGACGGCGGACCCGGCAGGGCGACGCCGCAGGCTGAGCGGCGTCGCCCCCACGCTGACATGACACCATCCACCGCACTGAGTCCATCGCCACTGAGTCCACCGGGCACGAACCACCCAGAGGCCCGGACAGCACGGCCCGCACACGGCACTGATAGGGGTTGCGACGAGTGAGTGCGCTCTTCGAGGTGCCCCCGACTCGCGACCAGCCGTGGGCGCGCTCGCTGCGGGCGCGGCTGCGGTCGGGACTCGCGGTCTCCCTGCTGGTCTGCCTGGGCACCACGGTGGCCGGCGGCTGGTACGGCGCCCGCCAGGGGGCCGTCGACGAGGCCACG containing:
- the ligD gene encoding non-homologous end-joining DNA ligase, which encodes MSEVHVEVEGRTLRITNLDKVLYPGTGTTKGEVLNYYAQVAPVLLPHLADRCVTRIRWPHGVGGASFFEKNAPGGTPSWVRTATVPTTGSRSGTGDSDRLVFPIVDDLATLTWLVNLAALELHVHQWTVDSRGRPRNPDRLVIDLDPGEPAGLHECAQVALMVRERLAARGLECRPVTSGSKGLHLYAALPGRLDSDGTSALAREVAEELQKEQGDLVTATMTKSRRGGKVFLDWSQNSGSKTTVSPYSLRGRQRPTVATPLTWAEVEAGAQDALALDQFSHEEVLARVADLGDLFGADD
- a CDS encoding glycosyltransferase; translated protein: MRFSRSSNVDTRLVPWVPRALGGPCVAVLLGTDHHPFDRLVRWSEALAAESAEPWFVQHGSTRLPRTLSGRRMLGGREVASLMETVDVVITHGGPGLIMEARSARHTPIVVPRDPSHGEHVDGHQMTFARHLEAEGKIHLVDSLDTLREAVELVRLMGRTNQDVSDARTRTTTRFGALVDELHRQGPRPPRPPRLPRQR
- a CDS encoding UDP-N-acetylglucosamine transferase subunit ALG14, with the protein product MCLEPWWTEHERQWVTFDTEDALTKLSSEDVVHAYHPTTRNLRNLVRNARLAWRVLRDYRPDMVISTGAGVAVPFFWMRRLVGAQTVYLEVFDRIDSPTLTARLCRPVTDLFLVQWPEQQRLYKGSVLLGQVW
- a CDS encoding response regulator; amino-acid sequence: MRGSSRVCVIEDHTLFAESLQIALELKGHEVRRVPLPADLHSATTLLPAVMRHQPHVLLLDLDLGNADGSRLIEPVARAGTAVVVLTGSSDRARWGQCLRLGARKVMVKTSPLNEILSTIRLIGEGRPVMTVEAREELVRHWQEERAQVSELLDRLNRLTAREAEVLGQLMDGRQVRQIAETSVVSEATVRTQVKSILSKLEVTSQIGAVGLAHHAGWVAPVAH